The following is a genomic window from Palaeococcus ferrophilus DSM 13482.
GAGTCCCTCTCAATCGGGTTCCTGAGAACACTCCCCCTGAACAAGGGCCACTACGCACGCTCGAAAGCCATCTCAATGGCCCTAGTGCCGTCCATAGTGAACCTCGCCATTGTACTCTTCGGCCTGGCCACGCTAGGGTGGAAGCCACTCCTGCTGATTCCCCTCGCCCTCTTGCTCCCCCTTCTCTCCGCCTCGCTGGTCATGCTTTACTTCTTCCGCTACGAGGGGGAGGAGATAGGGTCGCCGGAGGTGAACCTCGGCAACATGGCGGTTCTCTTCCTCATGGTGGCCGTCGCTTACCTCTTCCTTGGTGGGGCGTTCCTCGTCGCGGGCTTCACCAGGGGGGTTGCAATTTCAAGCATTATGGCACTCCTCGTGGTGAGCGGTGCCTTCTCCCTGCTCAGCAGGTGATGTGAAATATCCCGAGAACCCTCTTTTCATTTTTCAGCCCGTTGAAGAGCTTTATCGCCTCAGGGGTGGGCATTTCCACGACCTCCTTCCCCTCAACGAGCTCCCTGCTCTCCGGGAGGAGCGAGAGCATGCCGTAAATCCCCGTGCCCACGACGAGAACGTCGAAGTCCTCCGAGAGGTACTCCTTCAGCTCCTCGGGGTCGAGCTTGTGGCTAGTCCCGTGCTTCTCCTTGCTCAGCCACTTCTTCCGCCTCTCCACCCTCCCGCTTGGATACACCACCACATCGTGCTCGTAAACGCTCCCGTTGATAACTATCCTGCCGAAGGAAACCCCCTCTATCATTCCTTCGCCTCCAGGTGGGCCTTCTTCACCACGAGCTTCCCGGAACCCATCATGGGCTCCCATACCTTCTCGGCCTCGTCTACAACGAGCCTCTTTTTGAAGAAGGGCGCATCGAGGACCAGCGTCTCAAATTCGCCACCCTCACCGCCGATGTGCACGCCGTAGCGCTCGTTGAGTCTCTTGAGGTCATCAATCGTCTTCTCATCAATCTTCCGCCCCAGCCAGCTCTCATCGAGCCCGAAGGCGGAGACGCCGACTATGATGACCTCAAAGCCCTCCCCCACGAGGTTCCTCATGTACTCCTCCGGGTCAACCATCCACATGGGGGCGAAGCTTTCAATCCCGAGCTCCCTCGCTATGCGGTCTATGCGCTCCTTCTGGTAGCGGCTGGCGAGGGCCCCCGCCACAACGCCCTCAACGTCGAGCTTCGACAGGACTTCCTTTAAGTCTTCCACTTCCCTCTCCTTCTCTCCACTCGTTCTCGCCTTCACAAGGGGAATTCCTATTGCCTCCGCGAGTAGCTCCGTCAGGTGGATGTTGGGTACGTGGTACATGTAGCTCTCGTCGCTCTCGCTCTCCATGCTGACGAGGTACTTCACCTCAAAGCCGTTCTTTAAAGCCCAGTAGAGGGCGTAAGTTGAATCTTTCCCTCCTGAAAAGAGCGCCGCTATCTTCATGCTCTCACCGGAGAGAGCTTTCCCAAGGAGTTTTTAAAGTTGCCGCACCGGAAGCATGTCCCTTAGTGCTCCTCCCACAAGTTCCCCTCTAAACCAGCGAAAAACCAGTCTCAGCCCGGATAACGACTGACGGAAAGCTGAATACGGGGGTAACTTAGGGGGCCCTGATAAGTGTCAGAAAACCCCCAGAAACCTCCCCCAGATTCAATTCTCCTAGAGTCTTATTGCAACCTCAAAGCTGGCTATAAGCTTTCTGTTCATAACGAACTTTCAATTCTCCTAGAGTCTTATTGCAACATTTTCTGATATACGGAGCTACGCACGTTTTAACGGTCTTTCAATTCTCCTAGAGTCTTATTGCAACCTAGCGAAATTCCATGCGCAACCCACAAGCAAAGGTCTTTCAATTCTCCTAGAGTCTTATTGCAACGCCAGCCCCGCACGCACACCCTTGATAAGTTTGTTACTTTCAATTCTCCTAGAGTCTTATTGCAACTTCCCTGAAGCCCTTTCGGGGTTCTCCCCGGAGGGCCTTTCAATTCTCCTAGAGTCTTATTGCAACTTTAGGATTCCTCTTTTAGGAACCAGATTAAGTGCCTGTCTTTCAATTCTCCTAGAGTCTTATTGCAACACCCGTTACTTCGTCCACGCTCCCGAAGAGAACGACCCAAGGCTTTCAATTCTCCTAGAGTCTTATTGCAACG
Proteins encoded in this region:
- a CDS encoding Mth938-like domain-containing protein — encoded protein: MIEGVSFGRIVINGSVYEHDVVVYPSGRVERRKKWLSKEKHGTSHKLDPEELKEYLSEDFDVLVVGTGIYGMLSLLPESRELVEGKEVVEMPTPEAIKLFNGLKNEKRVLGIFHITC
- a CDS encoding diphthine--ammonia ligase — encoded protein: MKIAALFSGGKDSTYALYWALKNGFEVKYLVSMESESDESYMYHVPNIHLTELLAEAIGIPLVKARTSGEKEREVEDLKEVLSKLDVEGVVAGALASRYQKERIDRIARELGIESFAPMWMVDPEEYMRNLVGEGFEVIIVGVSAFGLDESWLGRKIDEKTIDDLKRLNERYGVHIGGEGGEFETLVLDAPFFKKRLVVDEAEKVWEPMMGSGKLVVKKAHLEAKE